ACGGCCGAAATCGCTCTTAGATATATTGAGTTGAGAACATACGAAAATCGGCTTCGCGTTGCCAGGGACAACATGAAGATTCAGGAAGAAACCTATGAGTTAAACAAATCACGTTACGAAGCGGGTCTTGTTGATGAGTTAACCGTACAGCAGGCGCTTTACAATCTCGAGCAGACCAGATCAACCATCCCCCTGCTCCAGTCCAGCATCGAAAAGACCCGAAACGGGCTTGCGGTGTTACTGGGCAAAGAGCCCGGAGAGATCGACAGGATCCTCTCATCAGAGGGTCAAATACCGGCCCCGCCTGTTGAGGTTGCCGTAGGCATTCCGGCGGAAGTTTTGCGGCGTCGTCCGGACATAAGGCAAGCAGAACGGCGCGTTGCAGCAGAAACGGCCAAAATAGGGGTTGCGAAGGCGGAATTATATCCGAAGCTCAGGCTGATCGGAACAATCGGCCTGGAGTCTCTTAAAGCCGGGGATTTATTTCAGTGGGCAAGCCGTTTCTGGCAAATCGGCCCGGGTGTAACCTGGAGAATCTTCGATGCCGGGGAAATCCGTCAGAGCATAAAAGCCCAGACGGCCGCACAGGAGCAGGCAATCATTCAATACGAAGCAACGGTTCTTGCGGCGCTTGAAGAGGTTGAGAACGCCCTCGTGGATTTTGCCAAAGAACAGCGTCGTAGGGAGGCGTTGATAAAGGCCGTCGAGGCGGCCAGACGCGCCGAAAGGCTTGCTCAGGACAGGTATAACGCCGGACTTGTGGATTTTGTCACCGTCCTGGACGCTCAGAGAACGCTCAGGTCTCTGGAGGATGAACTGGTACAGAGTACGGGCAACGTGTCAGCCTATCTTGTAAAGCTCTACAAAGCTCTTGGAGGTGGTTGGAGCCCGAAGCATGTGGAGTCTTTAATAGGGGAAAATAAGGAAAACAATTCGGTTTCTGAGAAGGCGGGGGGGCATAAGTCGTGAACGGAAACGGCTCTGCCTTCCTGGCACTCCTTCTTGCCATGATACTCTGGGGAAGCTCCTTTGTCGCCATGAAAATCGCCGTTCTCGCTTACCCGCCTTTTGTTGTCGTTTTCGGCAGGCTTCTTGTGGCTTCGGCCTTTTTCTATCTGATCCTATCAAGAATAAAACCCAGGCGTCTGCCCCGGGAACACCTTAAGCTTATGCTGCTCATGAGCGCCTTCGAGCCCTGTCTGTATTTCATTTGCGAAAGCTATGCCCTGAAGTACACATCGGCCAGCCTCGCATCTCTCATTGTTTCTACCATGCCCCTGATGGTCGGAATAGCCGCCGCCTTCTTTCTGGGTGAACATATCTCCCTTTTAACAATTGCCGGTTTTATTACGGCAATCTCCGGTGTGGTCGTTCTTACATTAGCAGGCAACCCTGACCTTCACAGTCCCAATCCCATTCTGGGAAACACGCTGGAGTTTCTGGCCATGATAATGGGAACGGGCTACACACTCATCGTGCGCCTTCTGAGTCGTGACTATCACCCTTTTTTCATGGCGGCAGTGCAATCCTTTGCGGGTTCTCTGTTTTTTCTACCACTTGCCCTGTGGCAGGCACATACCCACGAACTACGGTGGGACCCTTACGCTACAGGGGCCGTTGTCTTTCTGGGAATAATGGTTAGTGTTATTGCCTACGGTTGTTATAATTATGGAGTTGCAAAAACTTCTGCGGCAAGAGCCGCCGCTTTCATAAACCTTATACCTGTCGTCTCGGTCGTTATGGGATGGGCTTTGCTGGGAGAAACCCTTAATTCGACTCAGATTTTCGGTGCCCTGCTGGTTATTGCCGGAATTATGATGAGCCAGGGTTGTCGTGAAGAAAGGCCCGAAAGAGCCGTCGGCATTTCGGTAATAGACGAAACCTCCGATTAGAAAACCATGTCCAAAAGAAGGAATATTCAAAAGACCGAGAATACCTCTACGAAGGAGGCAGGAAAGTCAGTTATCAATCCTCGATTAAGTGATACTTCCTGGTTTCCCTTAAGCAGTTCAAACCATCCGCCGGAAATACCCGAAAGTGCCGGAATTTATATCTTCCGTGACGCTACAGGCAGGGTGCTTTACGTGGGCAAGGCACGGAACCTGAGAAAAAGAGTATCGTCATACTGGAACCGGCCTGTTTCCCCAAAAACGGCGGCCATGATGGCCAAGGCTAAATTCCTAGAATTCATTGCAACTGCCGATGAGTACGATGCGTTAATTATGGAATCTCAATTTATCAAGAAGTTCCGGCCGCCCTACAATGTAGTACTCCGGGACGATAAAAATTATCCTTCACTCCGGATTGATCCGTCAGAAGACTTCCCTAGACTGGAGGTGGTGCGAAGGGTAAAAAGAGACGGAGCCTTGTATTTCGGCCCCTATACATCTGCGTCCACCCTCAAAGAAGCCATCAGGACGCTCAGAAAAGCCTTTCCGCTTCGAATCTGCCGCAGCGGGAAGCCCCCGATCAGAAGCAGACCCTGTCTGAACCACGACATGGGCCTTTGCAGTGGACCCTGCTGCGGACTGATCGCCAGAGAGGCTTACAGGAGCATAGTAAATGAATTGATACAGTTTCTCACCGGCAAAGCCGACCGGGTAAGGCTGGAGCTTGAGCTGAGAATGAAGGAGGCGGCGGAGCAACTGGACTTTGAAAGGGCGGCTCTTTACAGAGACCGCCTTAAGGCTGTTGAAGCAATCACGCAGAAGCAATACGTTGTGGGAAGAAGTACAGTCGATTTAGATGTATTGGGCATCTGGAACGAAGATGCAAGTTTTCATGTGACTGTGGTTTTCGTCAGACAGGGAATCATTACCGGCCAGAAAAATCTGGACATCAGTAATGCTCAGGGAACGACGGAAGAAATTATCGGATCTTTTATCCGTCAGTACTACACGGGAACTTCCTTCATTCCTGACGAAATCATCGTGCCCGTGAATCTTGACGACAGAGATTCCCTTGAGTCCTTTTTAGGCAACCTGCGGGGTAAAAAGGTTAACATCGGTCGGGCTGTTAAGGGCTACCGGAAAGAGCTTCTTGAGCTTGCACAAAAAAACGCCAGAGAGCATGCCCTGGCAAAGTTAAAAACCCTCGAGCACCGGCAGAGCGCTCTCAGTAAGCTTACGGAACTTTTTGGGCTTTCGAAGTTACCGCGTCTTATTGCCTGCGTTGATATATCAACACTGTTCGGACGACATACGGTGGGCGGGATCGTGGTATTTCGGGACGGTCTTCCCGACCCGTCACTCTACAGGGCCTATGATCTGGACAACACGAGCCTGCAGGGAGATCCCGCCATGATGGCGTACACTTTAAAACGTTTTCGTGAAGAAGAACCCCTGATATTCGGCTCTCTCGATTTGCTGGTCCTGGACGGAGGCAAAGGACAATTGAGTGCTGTTCTGGACCTGATAAAAACCTTCCCGGAAGCTTCACCACCGGTTATTGCCCTTGCGAAGGAAAAAACCGGGGATTCCAGAAACGAAAGGCTCCTGCTGGAAAAGGTTTACGTACCGGGCCTGAGCGAACCTATATCACTTGAAAAAGAACCCGAAGTGCTCAGACTGCTTCAGCTTCTTCGCGACGAAGCTCATAAATTTGCCTTGACCAATTATCGAAAAAAGCATCGATCCTTTCTTACCCACTCCGTCCTCGACTCCATACCCGGAATCGGCCCGAAACGTAAAGCCCTGCTTCTCCGTCATTTCGGAGATGTCAATTTAATCCGTGATGCGGAGCTTGATGACCTTCTGACCGTTCCGGGCCTACCGACTTCATTGGCCAGGAGGATTTATGATTTCTTTCATTCCTTGAGCCGATAAACTCAGCCAAATATTTTAGGAGAAAGGCTATGGTTTGGGGAAAAACGCTGAACCTGTTGACCGTTGCGATCATGGCCTTAGTTATTACCCTCATAAACGCCGTTAGGCTATCTGCCCAGGATGGTACCATGCCCAACACGCGGCCTCAACTCGTGGAAGCTTTGATGTGTGAAGGAGTCAAAGACTATGCCTGTGTGGGGCCATCGATAGTTTTTTCCGTCGAGAAGCGAGAAGTTTTTTGTTATACTCGATTTGAAAATGTTTCAGGGGCTCTTACCGTATATCATCGATGGCGACATAGAGACGAATTGAGTACGCAGATCAGGCTCAGGGTCAGAAAGACTAACCCGGTTGCCTACAGCTCCATACAGCTCAGGGAAGCCGACAAGGGACCCTGGCAGGTTGAGGTAGTGGGAGAAGACGGTTTCGTTTACGAAGTATTGCGTTTTAGCATCACGGATTGAATTCATGCTTTCAGGCATTATCAGATGGCAGGACATACTGGACATACTGATAAATAGCTACATCCTTTTCAGGATATACATACTCTTTCACGAAACAAATGCTTTCCGGGTAATCATAGGCATTGCCATTTTATGGATTGCCCAGAAGGTCGCCGTAGGGCTTGGCTTAATCATAACCAGTTGGGTCCTTCAGGCGATAATAGCGGTTGCTGCAATTATAATAATCGTCGTATTCCGTAACGAGTTACGAACGGTTCTTCAGGTGCATAACCTGAGAACCTTTCTGTGGGGAAGCCCTCTGAGGGTTCAGGAAACACCTTCGGAGATAATCGCCAGAGCGGCTATTCAGATGGGCAAGAAAAGGATCGGTGCTCTCATGGTTTTCCCCGGAAGGGAAGACATTACCGAACTGGTGCACGGTGGAATTCCCTGGAACGGTAAGGTATCTCAGGAAATGCTTCTGAGCATATTCTGGCCGGATAACCCCGTACACGATGGCGCTGCCATAATTGAGGGTGACACAGTGAAAGAAGTAGGGGTGCTCCTGCCTCTTTCCCAGCGCTCCGATCTTCCCACATTCTACGGAACGAGACACAGAGCTGCACTGGGACTCTCAGAAAGAAGTGACGCCTTGGTAGTAGTGGTATCGGAAGAAAGAGGCCGCGTGTCGGTAGCCAAAAAAGGAAACATACAGGCCGTGCCAGACGTAGAAACGTTGAAACAGGAACTGGATCAACAGGCAAAGCCCGGAAAGCCCGTCGAAACCCGGAAAGAAAGGACCAGAGAGCGTTTGAAATCGATCATCGCCGCAGTGGTCTCCCTGGCCGTCATTACATCGATATGGTTTGGCTTTACCCGAAGTCGCGACGTTATAATGGCCGTTGATGTGCCTATTGAGTTTACCGGTCGCCCTGCCGATCTGGAAATCCTGGATGCCAGACCATCTCAGGTCCGCCTGCATGTCAGCGGTGCCAGTGCACTTATGAGATCACTTAAGCCACAACAGATATCCGTCCAGGTCAGCCTTGCTAAAGCGACGGAAGGCGTTAATGCACTTCCCATAACGCAGGAGAATGTTTACCTTCCGCCGGGAATAACCCTGAGCCGCATTGAGCCGCATTTTGTAGAGGTCGTACTGGACAGGATTATAACCAAAAAGGTGGATGTTCAGATAGACTGGGTAGGTCATCTGGATAGTTCCCTGACCATGCTTTCGGCAAGGGTGATGCCGAAAACGGTCACAATAGTTGGGGGGAAAAGCATCCTGAACTCTATAGACACCGTTTATACTGCTCCCGTTCGCCTGGATGACATCAAAGAGTCCGGAACCATTACGGTTCCTCTGGTTCTTGCACCGGCATCACTAAAGCTTGCACCGGGCTCACCAGAGCGTGTTAAAATTGAATATACCGTGATACCCAGGCCTTCGGTAAAAGAAACCGAGGCAACTCAGAACTCGGGTAATAACGACGCCCTGCAGGGAGTTGAAGCAAGATGATACGAGAAAGAGCGGTCGTCGAAAAAATATTCGGCGAACGAGCCGTAATAAGAGTAAAAAGGACTGAAGCCTGCGCAGGCTGTGTAGCCCGTGGGATGTGTCATGCCCTGGGAACACAAACCGAGGACATGGAGGTTGAAGCTATAAACGAAGCGGGAGCTTCCCCCGGCGACGTTGTAATGGTTTCAGTTCCTTCAGGGACTCTTATGAAAAGCACAATGGTCGTCTATATCATTCCCATAGCCTCCCTGATAATAGGTCTTTTCTCAGGAATAAAGCTGGCATCGGCCTTTGAGCTAAAGAATCCATCTCTCTGGGGATTTGCAGGATCGCTCGGAATGATGGCTTTGGCTTTTCTGTTTGCGCGATGGTTTGATAGAAGAGCTTCGAAAAGCACGGAATTCGTGCCCCGTATCGTGGAGGTGGTAGAGCGGTGTAAGGAGAGAAATCCG
This Thermodesulforhabdus norvegica DNA region includes the following protein-coding sequences:
- a CDS encoding SoxR reducing system RseC family protein, translating into MIRERAVVEKIFGERAVIRVKRTEACAGCVARGMCHALGTQTEDMEVEAINEAGASPGDVVMVSVPSGTLMKSTMVVYIIPIASLIIGLFSGIKLASAFELKNPSLWGFAGSLGMMALAFLFARWFDRRASKSTEFVPRIVEVVERCKERNPSRDQK
- a CDS encoding DUF2914 domain-containing protein, with the protein product MVWGKTLNLLTVAIMALVITLINAVRLSAQDGTMPNTRPQLVEALMCEGVKDYACVGPSIVFSVEKREVFCYTRFENVSGALTVYHRWRHRDELSTQIRLRVRKTNPVAYSSIQLREADKGPWQVEVVGEDGFVYEVLRFSITD
- the uvrC gene encoding excinuclease ABC subunit UvrC, translated to MSKRRNIQKTENTSTKEAGKSVINPRLSDTSWFPLSSSNHPPEIPESAGIYIFRDATGRVLYVGKARNLRKRVSSYWNRPVSPKTAAMMAKAKFLEFIATADEYDALIMESQFIKKFRPPYNVVLRDDKNYPSLRIDPSEDFPRLEVVRRVKRDGALYFGPYTSASTLKEAIRTLRKAFPLRICRSGKPPIRSRPCLNHDMGLCSGPCCGLIAREAYRSIVNELIQFLTGKADRVRLELELRMKEAAEQLDFERAALYRDRLKAVEAITQKQYVVGRSTVDLDVLGIWNEDASFHVTVVFVRQGIITGQKNLDISNAQGTTEEIIGSFIRQYYTGTSFIPDEIIVPVNLDDRDSLESFLGNLRGKKVNIGRAVKGYRKELLELAQKNAREHALAKLKTLEHRQSALSKLTELFGLSKLPRLIACVDISTLFGRHTVGGIVVFRDGLPDPSLYRAYDLDNTSLQGDPAMMAYTLKRFREEEPLIFGSLDLLVLDGGKGQLSAVLDLIKTFPEASPPVIALAKEKTGDSRNERLLLEKVYVPGLSEPISLEKEPEVLRLLQLLRDEAHKFALTNYRKKHRSFLTHSVLDSIPGIGPKRKALLLRHFGDVNLIRDAELDDLLTVPGLPTSLARRIYDFFHSLSR
- a CDS encoding efflux transporter outer membrane subunit; translated protein: MPLRLAVGIGVVLVFLGCSAVGPDYPGIRPRSPEQWRADTEGKVKQVQEMDEALLEEWWQIFDDPVLSRLESEAIRGNLTIKEAVARIKQARALLGVERAGFYPKADASGSYSRQRTSSALGETDSFNIAIDSAWEIDIFGGTRRAVEAAVAELEAEEAGLEDALVSLTAEIALRYIELRTYENRLRVARDNMKIQEETYELNKSRYEAGLVDELTVQQALYNLEQTRSTIPLLQSSIEKTRNGLAVLLGKEPGEIDRILSSEGQIPAPPVEVAVGIPAEVLRRRPDIRQAERRVAAETAKIGVAKAELYPKLRLIGTIGLESLKAGDLFQWASRFWQIGPGVTWRIFDAGEIRQSIKAQTAAQEQAIIQYEATVLAALEEVENALVDFAKEQRRREALIKAVEAARRAERLAQDRYNAGLVDFVTVLDAQRTLRSLEDELVQSTGNVSAYLVKLYKALGGGWSPKHVESLIGENKENNSVSEKAGGHKS
- a CDS encoding DMT family transporter translates to MNGNGSAFLALLLAMILWGSSFVAMKIAVLAYPPFVVVFGRLLVASAFFYLILSRIKPRRLPREHLKLMLLMSAFEPCLYFICESYALKYTSASLASLIVSTMPLMVGIAAAFFLGEHISLLTIAGFITAISGVVVLTLAGNPDLHSPNPILGNTLEFLAMIMGTGYTLIVRLLSRDYHPFFMAAVQSFAGSLFFLPLALWQAHTHELRWDPYATGAVVFLGIMVSVIAYGCYNYGVAKTSAARAAAFINLIPVVSVVMGWALLGETLNSTQIFGALLVIAGIMMSQGCREERPERAVGISVIDETSD
- a CDS encoding diadenylate cyclase, whose amino-acid sequence is MLSGIIRWQDILDILINSYILFRIYILFHETNAFRVIIGIAILWIAQKVAVGLGLIITSWVLQAIIAVAAIIIIVVFRNELRTVLQVHNLRTFLWGSPLRVQETPSEIIARAAIQMGKKRIGALMVFPGREDITELVHGGIPWNGKVSQEMLLSIFWPDNPVHDGAAIIEGDTVKEVGVLLPLSQRSDLPTFYGTRHRAALGLSERSDALVVVVSEERGRVSVAKKGNIQAVPDVETLKQELDQQAKPGKPVETRKERTRERLKSIIAAVVSLAVITSIWFGFTRSRDVIMAVDVPIEFTGRPADLEILDARPSQVRLHVSGASALMRSLKPQQISVQVSLAKATEGVNALPITQENVYLPPGITLSRIEPHFVEVVLDRIITKKVDVQIDWVGHLDSSLTMLSARVMPKTVTIVGGKSILNSIDTVYTAPVRLDDIKESGTITVPLVLAPASLKLAPGSPERVKIEYTVIPRPSVKETEATQNSGNNDALQGVEAR